One genomic region from Phragmites australis chromosome 1, lpPhrAust1.1, whole genome shotgun sequence encodes:
- the LOC133925526 gene encoding ubiquitin-like domain-containing CTD phosphatase, which translates to MADEASSSSAPVLAVDAAALGAVADALPPEEMTLVVKWRGQEQTVRMVGDDTLGELKLRICEVTGVLPKRQTLLYPKLMLKDVDDSALLSSIPFKPNGKISMVGTVEEEIYVGQEDAPEVLDDLDFEQNEVTAIKDKDVYKQKLKRRASQYKIKLLNPCRKGKKLLVLDIDYTLFDHKSSAENPEELMRPYLHQFLTAAYSKYDIMIWSATSMKWVELKMEQLGVLSNPDYKITALMDHLAMITVQSENLTKKQTFDCKPLGVIWAQFPEYYNEKNTIMFDDLRRNFVMNPQNGLVIKPFKKAHSYRDGDHELVKLTHYLLTIADLEDFSKLDHSKWESFRDEGAKRRRHR; encoded by the exons ATGGCGGACGAGGCCTCGTCCTCGTCGGCGCCGGTCCTGGCAGTGGACGCGGCGGCGCTGGGCGCGGTGGCGGATGCGCTACCGCCGGAGGAGATGACGCTGGTGGTGAAGTGGCGAGGGCAGGAGCAGACGGTGCGGATGGTGGGGGACGACACGCTCGGGGAGCTCAAGCTGCGCATCTGCGAGGTCACGGGGGTGCTCCCCAAGCGGCAGACGCTGCTCTACCCCAAGCTCATGCTCAAAGACGTCGACGACTCAGCCctgctctcctccatccccttcaaGCCCAACGGCAAAATCAGCATGGTCGG TACTGTTGAAGAAGAAATATATGTGGGCCAAGAAGATGCGCCGGAGGTACTCGATGATCTTGACTTCGAGCAGAATGAAGTTACTGCCATTAAGGATAAAGATGTCTACAAGCAGAAATTAAAACGGCGTGCAAGTCAGTATAAG ATCAAGCTCTTGAATCCATGCCGCAAAGGAAAGAAGCTGCTTGTCTTAGACATTGACTATACTCTGTTTGACCATAAGTCGTCAGCTGAGAATCCTGAGGAACTCATGCGTCCAT ATCTTCACCAGTTCCTCACAGCTGCATATTCAAAGTATGACATCATGATATGGTCAGCAACCAG TATGAAATGGGTGGAGTTGAAGATGGAGCAACTTGGAGTTCTTAGCAATCCTGACTACAAAATCACTGCTCTTATGGATCACTTGGCGATGATAACTGTGCAATCTGAAAATCTAACTAAAAAGCAAACTTTCGACTGCAAGCCTCTTGGTGTCATTTGGGCTCAGTTCCCTGAG TACTACAATGAGAAGAACACGATCATGTTTGATGACCTAAGAAGGAATTTTGTCATGAATCCACAGAATGGTCTAGTGATCAAACCATTCAAGAAAGCGCATTCGTACAGAGATGGTGATCACGAGCTGGTGAAGCTTACACACTACCTGCTTACCATTGCAGACCTAGAAGATTTCAGCAAGCTGGACCACAGTAAATGGGAATCCTTCAGAGATGAGGGTGCCAAGAGACGCAGACACAGATGA